Genomic segment of Streptococcus pneumoniae:
TTTAGCTGGACACGAGCAACTAGATGCTTATGTTGATAGGGTCAAGGCAGGGATTTTCAATCTAGGCTACCTGCCTAGCGCCGATAAGTCGGTCATTACCCAACCTCAGACAACTCTGCTTGCCCTTGAAAAATTGTGCCAGCGTTTGGTACTAGGTGGTCGAATTGCGATCATGATTTACTATGGTCATGAGGGAGGAGATGTGGAGCGTGATGCGGTACTGGACTTTGTCAGTCGACTTCCTCAGCAGGAATTTACTGCAACCATCTACCGTACTCTGAATCAAATCAACCATCCCCCCTTTTTAGTCATGCTTGAAAAATTAAAGGAGTATAACCATGGATAAGATTTATTTACAAGAAAAATTAGAGGGACTCAGAAGCAAGTACATTGATTCCAATAGTGGTGAGTCATTCGCTAGAAAATTGGATGATGTGCATTTGAGCAAAAAAATGATCAAAATCAAACAGAAATTGGTCAGCTTAGAGATGGAACGTTGTCAGAAGCAAATCGAACATCGAGATTTATCGAAAATTGATGAGAAGATTTCTGAGCAAAAGCGTTTATTTGAGAAGTGTTGCGCTGGAAAATAAGGAGGTAGTGGATGGCCATACTTTTTTATGCCCTGATTTTTCTACTGGTTCTGATTGTTTCCAATGCAACGAATAAACTTTTTCCACGACTGCCCTTGCCCTTGATTCAAATCCTGTTAGGGATTCTCATCGGCTTTTGTTTGCCGCAGGGGAAGTTTCATCTGGATACAGAAGTATTTTTGGCGCTGGTTATCGGTCCGCTCCTCTTTCGAGAGGCAGAAGAAAGCGATATTACCAGTATTTTAAAACACTGGAAAATTGTGCTTTATTTGATTTTTCCTGTGATTTTTGTCTCGACCTTGAGTCTAGGATTTTTGGCACATAGCTTGTGGTTGACCTTGCCCTTTTCTGCCTGTCTAGCTGTTGGAGCAGCTTTGGGTCCGACCGATTTAGTAGCTTTTGCTTCGTTATCTGAGAGATTTTCTTTTCCAAAGCGTGTGGAGAATATCTTAAAAGGAGAGGGGCTTCTCAATGATGCTAGTGGCTTGGTCG
This window contains:
- a CDS encoding class I SAM-dependent methyltransferase — translated: MLRPLEMAHQFLAEVVSKEDVVVDATMGNGHDTLFLAERAKKVVAFDIQKQALEKTRARLEEAGLSNAELILAGHEQLDAYVDRVKAGIFNLGYLPSADKSVITQPQTTLLALEKLCQRLVLGGRIAIMIYYGHEGGDVERDAVLDFVSRLPQQEFTATIYRTLNQINHPPFLVMLEKLKEYNHG